The following coding sequences lie in one Corticium candelabrum chromosome 10, ooCorCand1.1, whole genome shotgun sequence genomic window:
- the LOC134185542 gene encoding GTP:AMP phosphotransferase AK3, mitochondrial-like, giving the protein MSRLVRILRAVMIGAPGSGKGTISGRLERDFGVVHLSSGDLLRNNVLNRTEVGRQAEEFIDKGDLVPDELMVILVGNVLEELQGKGWLLDGFPRTVAQAEALDTRQDVDIDIVINLDVPFSTIVERIKQRWVHTPSGRIYHTEFNPPKTPGRDDFTGELLSQRADDRPEAVMERLGVYDRLTKPVIEYYRSQSKLVQFSGTESNVLWPHIKSHIDEFLKTNN; this is encoded by the exons ATGAGCAGGTTAGTGCGGATTCTGCGGGCTGTTATGATAGGAGCGCCTGGCTCCGGCAAGGGTACCATCTCAGGTCGTTTGGAGAGAGACTTCGGAGTGGTTCATCTATCCAGTGGAGATTTATTGAGAAACAACGTGTTGAATAGGACGGAAGTGGGGAGACAAGCGGAGGAGTTTATTGATAAGGGAGATCTTGTTCCTGACGAATTAATGGTGATATTGGTGGGCAATGTGCTGGAGGAGCTTCAAGGAAAAGGATGGCTGCTTGATG GATTTCCCAGAACAGTCGCTCAAGCTGAAGCACTCGACACTCGACAAGATGTCGATATCGACATCGTTATTAATCTTGATGTTCCATTCTCAACAATAGTCGAGCGAAtaaag CAACGTTGGGTTCACACCCCAAGTGGCAGAATCTACCACACTGAGTTTAATCCACCCAAAACTCCA GGTCGAGATGACTTTACTGGTGAGCTGCTGTCTCAACGGGCAGACGATAGG CCTGAGGCTGTGATGGAGCGACTTGGTGTATATGATCGACTAACAAAGCCTGTAATAGAATATTATAG AAGTCAGAGCAAACTCGTTCAATTCTCTGGAACAGAGAGTAACGTCCTGTGGCCTCACATCAAATCACACATAGACGAATTCCTCAAAacgaataattaa
- the LOC134185538 gene encoding pumilio homolog 3-like isoform X1: MVSHVAKSNSGQKAKKWKSSLKGKKKLKRKQKTQKFTSGKKKKASDVAEKENKSATESQRPQKRKKFEGIGNVTSSEKGGGAAGRAKRVKTEKSFVAMTRKERREVRRKSKGNYELVKDVLSTWESLRRHDLNRNDREELVARLCTLLGGRMKEVIFKHDLGRVVQSCLKFGNEEQRAAICAELRDDIVRLCKSKYSKFTVKKIIKYSTKSQRDQVIASLYGKVRHLIRHSDAADIVEYAYNEYANAEQRSALVEEFYGPQFALFKSSGVRRLQDMFDSDASLKPSVVKYLHEALTPLLDKNAVKHSIVHRAMLDFFLHADPTTRSEMIESMHNAVVQVLHTKDGSRVAMNCIWHGTAKDRKAIVKTFRSFVKKICMEEHGHLVILAIFDNMDDTVLVKKTVISEIAACVDDLVKDVVGRKVLHYLLCPRDRRFFHPDVIGILQRGDSNAHSKKEASVRWSELRDGISPSLVSYVAANAKDLLYDKPGSLLLQSIMDHSAGGDLHTAMEAVATVVTEPFDPQTHVVCDPCGHFALKKLIQNDTNRQGPPFFSEIMLSKVQGNDITEWVSTNRGAFVVASLLECPIKSSHTTVKKWLTRSKTKLKRLDSPGGVIVNELITKKP, encoded by the exons ATGGTTTCTCACGTGGCTAAAAG CAATTCCGGTCAGAAGGCAAAGAAATGGAAATCTTCTCTGAAAGGAAAGAAAAAACTCAagagaaaacagaaaacacagaaatTTACATCTGGTAAGAAAAAGAAAGCCTCAGACGTTGCAGAAAAGGAAAATAAAAGCGCAACCGAGAGTCAGCGGCCTCAAAAGCGAAAGAAATTTGAAGGTATAGgaaatgtgacgtcatcagaAAAGGGAGGCGGGGCTGCAGGCCGAGCGAAGCGAGTGAAGACTGAGAAATCATTTGTGGCCATGACGAGGAAGGAAAGGAGGGAGGTGCGACGCAAGAGTAAAGGGAATTATGAGTTGGTCAAAGATGTTTTGTCGACATGGGAGAGTTTAAGGAG ACATGATCTCAACAGAAATGACAGAGAGGAATTGGTGGCAAGGTTGTGCACACTTCTAGGTGGTCGCATGAAAGAG GTGATATTTAAACATGACTTAGGACGCGTTGTTCAAAGCTGTCTCAAGTTTGGAAATGAAGAGCAAAGAGCAGCGATTTGTGCGGAACTGAGAG ACGATATTGTTAGACTCTGCAAGTCAAAGTACTCGAAGTTTACTGTAAAGAAGATTATCAAGTACAG CACTAAAAGTCAAAGAGATCAAGTGATAGCGTCTCTGTATGGGAAAGTCAGACATCTAATTAGACATTCA GATGCAGCAGACATAGTTGAATACGCATACAATGAGTATGCCAATGCTGAGCAACGTTCTGCTTTAGTAGAGGAGTTCTATGGCCCTCAGtttgcacttttcaag AGTTCTGGTGTTCGACGGTTACAAGACATGTTTGATTCTGATGCATCTCTAAAGCCTTCTGTTGTAAAGTATTTGCACGAGGCTCTCACTCCATTGCTAGACAA GAACGCTGTCAAGCACAGTATTGTGCATAGAGCAATGCTAGACTTTTTTCTTCATGCAGATCCTACTACACGCTCG GAAATGATTGAGTCTATGCACAATGCTGTCGTCCAAGTGCTACACACTAAAGACGGTTCACGAGTAGCGATGAACTGCATATGGCATGGCACAGCCAAG GACAGGAAGGCCATTGTGAAAACTTTTAGATCATTTGTGAAGAAAATTTGCATG gAGGAACATGGTCATCTAGTCATACTAGCAATATTCGATAACATGGATGACACTGTGCTAGTCAAGAAAACTGTCATTTCA GAAATTGCAGCTTGTGTGGACGATCTTGTAAAGGACGTTGTTGGACGTAAAGTCCTTCACTATTTGCTGTGTCCACGAGATCGACGTTTCTTTCATCCGGATGTGATTGGTATACTACAGCGGGGGGACAGTAACGCTCACAG CAAGAAAGAAGCATCTGTGCGATGGTCTGAGCTGAGAGACGGCATCTCGCCATCACTGGTTTCATACGTTGCTGCTAATGCAAAAGATCTTCTTTATGACAAACCAGGCAGTCTGCTGTTGCAGTCAATCATGGATCATTCAGcaggtg GAGATCTTCACACAGCAATGGAGGCAGTAGCCACAGTCGTTACAGAACCATTTGACCCTCAA ACTCATGTTGTGTGTGATCCTTGCGGACATTTTGCTCTGAAGAAGCTCATTCAAAATGATACAAATCGGCAAG GTCCTCCGTTCTTCTCAGAAATTATGCTCTCGAAAGTTCAAGGAAATGACATAACAGAATGGGTGTCAACAAACAGAGGAGCTTTTGTTGTGGCCAG CTTGCTAGAGTGTCCCATCAAATCCAGCCACACAACCGTCAAGAAATGGCTCACACGGagcaaaacaaaactaaaacGTCTCGACAGCCCAGGAGGCGTGATCGTGAACGAGCTGATCACAAAAAAGCCGTAG
- the LOC134185538 gene encoding pumilio homolog 3-like isoform X2, whose translation MVSHVAKSNSGQKAKKWKSSLKGKKKLKRKQKTQKFTSGKKKKASDVAEKENKSATESQRPQKRKKFEGIGNVTSSEKGGGAAGRAKRVKTEKSFVAMTRKERREVRRKSKGNYELVKDVLSTWESLRRHDLNRNDREELVARLCTLLGGRMKEVIFKHDLGRVVQSCLKFGNEEQRAAICAELRDDIVRLCKSKYSKFTVKKIIKYSTKSQRDQVIASLYGKVRHLIRHSDAADIVEYAYNEYANAEQRSALVEEFYGPQFALFKSSGVRRLQDMFDSDASLKPSVVKYLHEALTPLLDKNAVKHSIVHRAMLDFFLHADPTTRSEMIESMHNAVVQVLHTKDGSRVAMNCIWHGTAKDRKAIVKTFRSFVKKICMEEHGHLVILAIFDNMDDTVLVKKTVISEIAACVDDLVKDVVGRKVLHYLLCPRDRRFFHPDVIGILQRGDSNAHSKKEASVRWSELRDGISPSLVSYVAANAKDLLYDKPGSLLLQSIMDHSAGDLHTAMEAVATVVTEPFDPQTHVVCDPCGHFALKKLIQNDTNRQGPPFFSEIMLSKVQGNDITEWVSTNRGAFVVASLLECPIKSSHTTVKKWLTRSKTKLKRLDSPGGVIVNELITKKP comes from the exons ATGGTTTCTCACGTGGCTAAAAG CAATTCCGGTCAGAAGGCAAAGAAATGGAAATCTTCTCTGAAAGGAAAGAAAAAACTCAagagaaaacagaaaacacagaaatTTACATCTGGTAAGAAAAAGAAAGCCTCAGACGTTGCAGAAAAGGAAAATAAAAGCGCAACCGAGAGTCAGCGGCCTCAAAAGCGAAAGAAATTTGAAGGTATAGgaaatgtgacgtcatcagaAAAGGGAGGCGGGGCTGCAGGCCGAGCGAAGCGAGTGAAGACTGAGAAATCATTTGTGGCCATGACGAGGAAGGAAAGGAGGGAGGTGCGACGCAAGAGTAAAGGGAATTATGAGTTGGTCAAAGATGTTTTGTCGACATGGGAGAGTTTAAGGAG ACATGATCTCAACAGAAATGACAGAGAGGAATTGGTGGCAAGGTTGTGCACACTTCTAGGTGGTCGCATGAAAGAG GTGATATTTAAACATGACTTAGGACGCGTTGTTCAAAGCTGTCTCAAGTTTGGAAATGAAGAGCAAAGAGCAGCGATTTGTGCGGAACTGAGAG ACGATATTGTTAGACTCTGCAAGTCAAAGTACTCGAAGTTTACTGTAAAGAAGATTATCAAGTACAG CACTAAAAGTCAAAGAGATCAAGTGATAGCGTCTCTGTATGGGAAAGTCAGACATCTAATTAGACATTCA GATGCAGCAGACATAGTTGAATACGCATACAATGAGTATGCCAATGCTGAGCAACGTTCTGCTTTAGTAGAGGAGTTCTATGGCCCTCAGtttgcacttttcaag AGTTCTGGTGTTCGACGGTTACAAGACATGTTTGATTCTGATGCATCTCTAAAGCCTTCTGTTGTAAAGTATTTGCACGAGGCTCTCACTCCATTGCTAGACAA GAACGCTGTCAAGCACAGTATTGTGCATAGAGCAATGCTAGACTTTTTTCTTCATGCAGATCCTACTACACGCTCG GAAATGATTGAGTCTATGCACAATGCTGTCGTCCAAGTGCTACACACTAAAGACGGTTCACGAGTAGCGATGAACTGCATATGGCATGGCACAGCCAAG GACAGGAAGGCCATTGTGAAAACTTTTAGATCATTTGTGAAGAAAATTTGCATG gAGGAACATGGTCATCTAGTCATACTAGCAATATTCGATAACATGGATGACACTGTGCTAGTCAAGAAAACTGTCATTTCA GAAATTGCAGCTTGTGTGGACGATCTTGTAAAGGACGTTGTTGGACGTAAAGTCCTTCACTATTTGCTGTGTCCACGAGATCGACGTTTCTTTCATCCGGATGTGATTGGTATACTACAGCGGGGGGACAGTAACGCTCACAG CAAGAAAGAAGCATCTGTGCGATGGTCTGAGCTGAGAGACGGCATCTCGCCATCACTGGTTTCATACGTTGCTGCTAATGCAAAAGATCTTCTTTATGACAAACCAGGCAGTCTGCTGTTGCAGTCAATCATGGATCATTCAGcag GAGATCTTCACACAGCAATGGAGGCAGTAGCCACAGTCGTTACAGAACCATTTGACCCTCAA ACTCATGTTGTGTGTGATCCTTGCGGACATTTTGCTCTGAAGAAGCTCATTCAAAATGATACAAATCGGCAAG GTCCTCCGTTCTTCTCAGAAATTATGCTCTCGAAAGTTCAAGGAAATGACATAACAGAATGGGTGTCAACAAACAGAGGAGCTTTTGTTGTGGCCAG CTTGCTAGAGTGTCCCATCAAATCCAGCCACACAACCGTCAAGAAATGGCTCACACGGagcaaaacaaaactaaaacGTCTCGACAGCCCAGGAGGCGTGATCGTGAACGAGCTGATCACAAAAAAGCCGTAG